CCAGCTGGGCGAAGTCGTCGTTCGCTTCGGGCAGCTCGCGCTCCTTGACGGCCTTCACAACGACCTTGACCTGTGCTTCTTCGCCGGCGTGGTCGCCGCCCACCAGGGTGGTGTTGAAGATGGCGTCCTCGTCCGTGGTGAGGCCGGTCACGGCTTCGTCGAGGCCTTCGAGCATGGTGCCCGAGCCGACCTGGTAGGAGAGGCCGGACGCGGAGTCCACCTCTTCGCCGTCGATGGTGGCGGTGATGTCGATGGTGAGGAAGTCACCATCAGCAGCCGGGCGTTCCACGGACTTAAGCGTGCCGAAGCGTCCGCGCAGTTCGTCGAGGGCCTTGTCCACGTCTTCGTCAGACGACTCGGCGGCGGCAACTTCGACCTCGATGCCTGCGTAGTCGGGCAGTTCGATCTCGGGGCGGACGTCAACCTCGGCGGCGAACTTCAGGCCGCCGTCGGTGGCGGAGGGGTCCGGAACCTCGGTGATCTCGACCTCGGGACGGCTCAGGGGGCGGATGCCGGATTCCTGCACGGCAGCCTGGTACCAGCCGTTGAGGCCTTCGTTGATAGCCGTCTCCAGCACGTAGCCGCGGCCGACGCGCTGGTCGATGAGCTTTGCGGGCACCTTGCCCTTACGAAACCCAGGAACCTGGATCTGCGAAGCAACAGTCTTGTAAGCCGAGTCGATGCTGGGCTTCAGTTCCTCAAAGGGAACCTCAACGTTGAGCTTGACCCGCGTGGGGGTGAGGTTCTCGACAGCGCTCTTCACGGTCTAAGTACTCCTGGGTTTGTGGGATGGGTTTCTGCAAACGCAATGTTTTGTCCAGGCCGAGTGGTCCGGGCCGCAGAGTCGGGGTGACAGGATTTGAACCTGCGACTTCCTGCTCCCAAAGCAGGCGCTCTAGCCAAGCTGAGCTACACCCCGTTAGTGCACAGGCAAGTCTACGGTGATACGCGCCAAGTTTGCACATTTGACACGTGGCACTTCGATTAGGTTTAGTTGTATCCGGCTTGAACAGCCAGCCCGAAGTTTCCAGCTGCTAGTGTTGCAAATGGATCCTTTTCGGGGACGTAGCTTAATGGTAAAGCCTCAGTCTTCCAAACTGATTACGCGGGTTCGATTCCCGTCGTCCCCTCCACGGAACACATGGAAAAGGCCCCTCATCGAGGGGCCTTTTCCATTTTTCCCAGACCGGCTGCCAGGCAGTAAGGACTGCCGGGTCGTCAGGACTGCTGGCAGTAGGGGCACCAGTAGAGCTTGCGCGCCACCAGTTCGGCCATCAGCACCGTGTTGCCGCAAACCCTGCACGGCAGCCCGTTGCGCTT
The window above is part of the Pseudarthrobacter sp. NS4 genome. Proteins encoded here:
- the tig gene encoding trigger factor, which encodes MKSAVENLTPTRVKLNVEVPFEELKPSIDSAYKTVASQIQVPGFRKGKVPAKLIDQRVGRGYVLETAINEGLNGWYQAAVQESGIRPLSRPEVEITEVPDPSATDGGLKFAAEVDVRPEIELPDYAGIEVEVAAAESSDEDVDKALDELRGRFGTLKSVERPAADGDFLTIDITATIDGEEVDSASGLSYQVGSGTMLEGLDEAVTGLTTDEDAIFNTTLVGGDHAGEEAQVKVVVKAVKERELPEANDDFAQLASEFDTLAELREDLAKQAADSKVVEQGVEARDKVLDKLVELVEVPVPDSVVEEQLEAHFKEGNGHGEGEHDTEEHREEVRANTARAFQNEIILDAIAEKEEVNVSQNELIDYIVTTAGQYGMDPNQFAQIIDQSGQVPMMVSEVRRRKALAVVLGQATVTDTEGKAVDLSDFVRPGGEEEAPAAEAEAADAEAVDAEAADTAAEDDKAEAKA